From Zhongshania aliphaticivorans, one genomic window encodes:
- the rpsJ gene encoding 30S ribosomal protein S10 has product MQNQRIRIRLKAFDHRLIDASTQEIVDTAKRTGAQVRGPIPLPTRKERFTILVSPHVNKDARDQYEIRTHKRMLDIVEPTEKTVDALMKLDLAAGVEVQISLG; this is encoded by the coding sequence GTGCAGAACCAACGGATAAGAATTCGTTTAAAAGCTTTTGATCACCGCCTCATTGATGCGTCTACGCAAGAGATTGTGGACACTGCAAAACGTACTGGTGCTCAGGTTAGAGGTCCAATTCCTCTGCCAACGCGCAAAGAGCGTTTTACAATCCTGGTCTCTCCACATGTAAACAAGGATGCGCGTGATCAGTATGAGATCCGCACCCATAAGCGCATGTTGGACATCGTAGAGCCTACAGAAAAAACTGTAGACGCGCTGATGAAGTTAGATTTGGCGGCTGGTGTAGAAGTTCAAATTAGCCTCGGCTAA
- the rplC gene encoding 50S ribosomal protein L3 has translation MTIGLVGRKSGMTRVFTEDGISIPVTVIEVDPNRVTRVKADDVDGYRAIQITTGARKASRIPKAEAGHFAKAGVEAGRGLWEFRLEQGEEAPEVGVELTVTAFEAGQKVDVTGQSKGKGFQGGIKRWNFAMQDATHGNSLSHRSNGSIGQCQTPGRVFKGKKMSGHMGAERVTVQTLEVVRVDAERNLILVKGAVPGAPGGDVFVRPAVKAKKS, from the coding sequence ATGACTATAGGTTTGGTCGGTCGTAAAAGCGGCATGACGCGCGTTTTTACAGAAGACGGTATTTCTATTCCGGTAACCGTGATTGAGGTTGATCCTAATCGCGTTACTCGTGTCAAGGCAGATGATGTCGATGGCTATCGGGCAATCCAGATTACTACTGGCGCTCGCAAAGCATCGCGTATCCCTAAAGCAGAAGCAGGTCACTTTGCAAAAGCCGGAGTTGAGGCTGGTCGTGGTTTGTGGGAGTTTCGTTTGGAGCAGGGCGAAGAAGCCCCTGAAGTTGGTGTTGAGCTAACTGTTACTGCATTCGAAGCGGGCCAAAAGGTTGATGTCACTGGTCAGTCTAAAGGTAAGGGTTTTCAGGGCGGTATAAAGCGCTGGAACTTTGCCATGCAAGACGCAACTCATGGTAACTCTTTGTCTCACCGTTCTAACGGCTCAATTGGTCAGTGTCAAACGCCTGGTCGAGTTTTTAAGGGCAAGAAGATGTCGGGTCATATGGGTGCTGAGCGCGTAACGGTTCAGACTCTTGAGGTTGTTCGTGTGGACGCTGAACGCAACTTGATTTTGGTCAAGGGTGCGGTTCCAGGTGCTCCAGGTGGTGATGTATTCGTACGTCCTGCTGTAAAAGCTAAAAAATCCTAG
- the rplD gene encoding 50S ribosomal protein L4 — protein sequence MELSIAKPGNGAAGTVQVSDVTFAREFNEDLVHQVVVAYMAGARQGTRAQKTRSDVRGGGKKPWRQKGTGRARAGTIRSPIWRGGGVTFAARPQDHTQKVNRKMYRAALCTILSELARQERLVVVEEFALESPKTKLLVKSLGEYGLEGALVVTEEVNGNLYLAARNLHNVDVRDVSGVDPVSLIGYDKVVITVAALKKFEELLG from the coding sequence ATGGAATTAAGTATTGCGAAACCCGGTAACGGGGCAGCGGGGACAGTTCAGGTATCTGATGTCACCTTTGCACGCGAGTTTAACGAAGATCTGGTGCACCAAGTAGTAGTGGCTTATATGGCCGGTGCGCGTCAGGGTACTCGTGCTCAAAAGACACGTTCTGATGTTCGTGGTGGCGGTAAGAAGCCTTGGCGTCAAAAAGGTACTGGCCGTGCACGTGCTGGTACAATCCGTTCGCCAATTTGGCGTGGGGGCGGCGTGACATTTGCTGCGCGTCCACAGGATCATACTCAAAAAGTAAACCGTAAAATGTATCGTGCCGCGCTTTGCACGATTCTGTCTGAGTTGGCTCGTCAGGAGCGCTTGGTTGTGGTTGAAGAATTTGCACTTGAGTCACCTAAAACGAAGCTGCTGGTTAAGTCGCTTGGTGAGTACGGTCTTGAAGGTGCCTTGGTTGTGACAGAAGAAGTGAACGGCAATTTGTATCTTGCTGCGCGCAATCTGCACAATGTTGATGTTCGCGATGTAAGTGGTGTTGACCCAGTAAGCCTGATTGGCTACGACAAAGTGGTTATCACTGTTGCTGCATTGAAAAAGTTTGAGGAGCTGTTGGGATGA
- the rplW gene encoding 50S ribosomal protein L23, whose product MNKERIYKVLLGPHVSEKSAASTELNNQVVFRVLPNANKLEIKKAVEMLFKVSVLDVRTVNVKGKVKRNRFGLSKKSSWKKAYVSLAQGQDIDFAVAE is encoded by the coding sequence ATGAATAAAGAGCGCATCTATAAGGTACTGCTCGGCCCGCACGTTTCTGAAAAAAGTGCAGCGAGCACAGAGCTTAATAATCAGGTAGTTTTTCGGGTGCTGCCGAATGCTAACAAACTGGAAATTAAGAAAGCGGTAGAAATGCTTTTTAAAGTCAGTGTGTTGGATGTTCGTACAGTGAACGTAAAAGGTAAGGTTAAGCGTAATCGTTTTGGTTTGAGCAAAAAGTCAAGCTGGAAGAAAGCGTATGTAAGCCTTGCGCAGGGTCAAGACATTGACTTTGCGGTCGCTGAATAA
- the rplB gene encoding 50S ribosomal protein L2, whose protein sequence is MAIVKSKPTSPGRRFVVRVVNPDLHKGAPHKPLLESQSRNGGRNNNGRITTRHVGGGHKQHYRLVDFKRNKDGIPARVERLEYDPNRTAFIALVMYADGERRYIIAPKGVSAGDQIISGEASPIKAGNTLPIRNIPLGSTVHCVEMKPGKGAQIARSAGTSAQLVAREGQYATIRLRSGETRKILSECKATLGEVSNSEHSLRKLGKAGASRWRGVRPTVRGVAMNPVDHPHGGGEGRTSGGRHPVSPWGMPTKGYKTRKNKRTDKLIVRRRDK, encoded by the coding sequence ATGGCAATTGTAAAAAGTAAACCGACTTCTCCCGGCCGTCGCTTTGTTGTTCGGGTTGTAAACCCGGATCTACACAAAGGTGCACCGCACAAGCCACTGCTTGAGAGTCAGTCGCGCAATGGCGGCCGTAATAATAACGGTCGTATCACCACTCGTCACGTTGGTGGTGGTCATAAGCAGCATTATCGCTTGGTAGATTTTAAGCGTAATAAGGACGGTATTCCTGCACGCGTCGAGCGTTTAGAGTATGATCCTAACCGCACCGCATTCATTGCTCTTGTGATGTATGCCGACGGTGAGCGTCGTTACATTATTGCGCCAAAAGGTGTTTCGGCTGGAGATCAAATTATCTCTGGTGAGGCGTCGCCAATTAAGGCTGGTAATACTCTGCCTATTCGCAACATCCCTCTGGGAAGCACAGTTCACTGTGTTGAGATGAAGCCTGGTAAAGGTGCGCAGATCGCGCGCAGTGCCGGTACTTCTGCTCAGTTGGTTGCTCGTGAAGGTCAGTACGCGACGATTCGTCTGCGTAGTGGTGAAACGCGCAAGATATTATCAGAGTGCAAAGCAACATTGGGTGAAGTATCCAACAGCGAGCACAGCTTGCGTAAGTTGGGTAAGGCCGGTGCCTCGCGTTGGCGTGGTGTTCGTCCTACCGTTCGCGGTGTGGCGATGAACCCGGTAGATCACCCACATGGTGGTGGTGAAGGTCGTACTTCTGGTGGTCGTCACCCTGTATCTCCTTGGGGTATGCCGACCAAAGGGTATAAGACCCGTAAAAATAAGCGTACAGACAAACTAATTGTACGTCGTCGCGATAAATAA
- the rpsS gene encoding 30S ribosomal protein S19 encodes MPRSLKKGPFVDLHLLKKVEVAVEKNDRRPIKTWSRRSMILPEMVALTIAVHNGRQHVPVIISEDMVGHKLGEFAATRTYKGHVADKKAKR; translated from the coding sequence GTGCCACGTTCATTAAAGAAAGGTCCGTTTGTCGATCTTCATTTGTTGAAGAAGGTTGAAGTAGCGGTAGAAAAAAACGATCGTCGCCCCATTAAAACGTGGTCGCGTCGCTCCATGATTCTGCCTGAAATGGTGGCTCTGACAATCGCTGTTCATAACGGTCGTCAGCATGTCCCGGTTATTATTTCCGAAGACATGGTTGGTCACAAATTGGGTGAATTTGCCGCGACTAGGACCTATAAGGGTCACGTGGCCGATAAAAAGGCCAAGCGTTAA
- the rplV gene encoding 50S ribosomal protein L22, with protein MEVAARLKGARISAQKARLVADQIRGKGVEESLDLLTFSSKKAASIIKKVLNSAIANAEHNEGADVDELKVSTIFVDEGTTMKRLRPRAKGRADRILKRSCHITIKVADGEG; from the coding sequence ATGGAAGTAGCAGCACGTTTAAAAGGCGCACGAATCTCTGCCCAAAAGGCGCGTTTGGTTGCTGACCAAATTCGCGGAAAGGGTGTAGAAGAGTCGCTAGATCTGCTGACGTTCAGCTCCAAGAAAGCGGCGAGCATTATTAAGAAAGTGCTCAACTCCGCAATCGCCAATGCTGAGCACAATGAAGGCGCAGATGTTGACGAATTGAAAGTTTCGACAATCTTTGTAGATGAAGGTACGACGATGAAACGTCTTCGTCCTCGGGCAAAGGGTCGTGCGGACCGTATTCTGAAAAGATCTTGTCACATCACGATTAAAGTCGCAGACGGCGAAGGCTAG
- the rpsC gene encoding 30S ribosomal protein S3, whose protein sequence is MGQKVHPTGIRLGIVKEHNSVWYASGKNYAAHLVMDLEVRELLEKKLSHASVSRIVIERPAQTARITIHTARPGIVIGKKGEDVDKLRKELSVKMGVPVHINIEEIRKPDMEAKLVAMNVAQQLERRVMFRRAMKRVVQNAMRQGAEGIKVQVSGRVGGAEIARTEWYREGRVPLHTLRADIDYATHEAATTYGIIGVKVWIFKGEILGTRKEAVEAKAKKGSE, encoded by the coding sequence ATGGGTCAGAAAGTACACCCGACCGGCATCCGGCTGGGAATCGTAAAAGAACATAATTCCGTTTGGTACGCGAGTGGCAAAAACTACGCCGCGCACCTAGTAATGGATTTGGAAGTACGTGAGTTGCTTGAGAAAAAGCTCTCTCACGCTTCAGTAAGCCGTATTGTTATTGAGCGTCCGGCGCAAACTGCACGCATCACGATTCACACAGCGCGCCCCGGTATCGTTATCGGTAAAAAGGGTGAGGATGTCGACAAGCTTCGTAAAGAGCTGTCAGTGAAGATGGGTGTGCCAGTTCATATCAACATCGAAGAGATCCGCAAGCCGGATATGGAAGCGAAGTTGGTAGCCATGAACGTCGCTCAGCAGCTTGAACGCCGTGTTATGTTCCGTCGCGCTATGAAGCGTGTGGTACAGAATGCGATGCGCCAAGGTGCAGAAGGCATTAAGGTACAAGTTAGTGGGCGTGTCGGTGGTGCAGAAATTGCTCGTACTGAGTGGTATCGCGAAGGCCGTGTGCCCTTGCACACACTCCGTGCTGATATTGACTACGCGACACACGAAGCGGCTACGACCTACGGCATCATTGGTGTCAAAGTCTGGATCTTTAAGGGAGAAATCCTGGGAACCAGAAAAGAAGCGGTCGAAGCTAAGGCTAAGAAAGGTTCAGAGTAA
- the rplP gene encoding 50S ribosomal protein L16, with the protein MLQPKRTKFRKQHKGRNRGLAERGSRVSFGEFGLKAVGRGRITARQIEAARRAMTRHIKRGGKIWIRVFPDKPITEKPLEVRQGKGKGNVEYWVAQIQPGKVLYEVEGVSEELAREAFALASAKIPVPTAFVRRVVM; encoded by the coding sequence ATGTTACAGCCGAAGCGCACAAAGTTTCGCAAGCAACACAAAGGACGCAACCGTGGTCTGGCAGAACGCGGTAGCCGGGTCAGCTTTGGCGAGTTTGGCCTTAAAGCAGTCGGTCGCGGCCGTATTACAGCACGCCAGATTGAAGCGGCACGTCGAGCAATGACGCGTCACATCAAGCGTGGTGGAAAAATCTGGATTCGTGTTTTCCCAGATAAGCCAATTACCGAAAAGCCTCTGGAAGTTCGTCAGGGTAAAGGTAAGGGTAATGTTGAATACTGGGTCGCACAGATTCAGCCGGGCAAGGTCTTGTACGAAGTGGAAGGCGTGTCTGAAGAATTAGCGCGTGAAGCATTCGCCTTGGCGTCAGCAAAGATTCCTGTGCCGACCGCATTTGTTAGACGGGTGGTGATGTGA
- the rpmC gene encoding 50S ribosomal protein L29: MNALELRDKSVEDLNAQLLQLLEDQFKLRMQKSTGQLAQTHLLKKTRQEIARVKTVLQEKAGN, encoded by the coding sequence ATGAATGCTTTAGAGTTACGCGATAAATCAGTTGAAGATCTTAATGCCCAACTGTTGCAGCTGCTTGAAGATCAGTTCAAGCTTCGCATGCAAAAGAGTACCGGCCAGTTAGCGCAAACGCATTTGCTGAAGAAAACTCGTCAGGAAATCGCACGCGTTAAAACTGTGCTCCAGGAAAAGGCAGGTAACTAA
- the rpsQ gene encoding 30S ribosomal protein S17 yields MSEVAKSARTATGKVVSDKMDKTITVLIERRVKHPMYGKYITRSSKVHAHDENNECKIGDVVTVCETRPVSKLKTWALLSVDVTATQV; encoded by the coding sequence ATGTCAGAAGTAGCAAAAAGTGCTCGTACAGCCACCGGTAAAGTGGTCAGTGACAAGATGGATAAAACCATCACAGTACTGATTGAGCGTCGGGTAAAGCACCCGATGTACGGTAAGTACATAACGCGCTCATCTAAAGTTCACGCTCATGATGAAAATAATGAGTGCAAAATTGGTGATGTAGTGACAGTTTGCGAAACGCGTCCAGTGTCCAAGTTAAAAACTTGGGCTTTGTTGAGCGTAGATGTAACGGCTACCCAGGTTTAA
- the rplN gene encoding 50S ribosomal protein L14, which yields MIQTESYLEVADNSGARRVMCIKVLGGSHRRYARVGDLIKVTVKEAIPRGKVKKGQVMTAVVVRTKKGVRRPDGSLIKFDDNAAVLLNNNNAPIGTRIFGPVTRELRGEKFMKIISLAPEVL from the coding sequence ATGATTCAAACAGAAAGCTATTTGGAAGTTGCAGATAACAGTGGCGCACGTCGCGTTATGTGCATCAAGGTGCTTGGCGGCTCTCATCGTCGCTATGCACGAGTCGGTGATCTGATCAAAGTCACAGTCAAAGAGGCTATCCCTCGTGGCAAAGTGAAAAAAGGTCAGGTAATGACAGCTGTTGTAGTTCGTACTAAGAAAGGTGTTCGTCGTCCAGACGGTTCGCTGATCAAGTTTGACGATAACGCTGCAGTGTTGCTAAACAATAACAACGCACCTATTGGTACCCGTATTTTTGGGCCAGTAACGCGTGAATTGCGTGGCGAGAAGTTCATGAAGATAATCTCTTTGGCACCGGAAGTACTGTAG
- the rplX gene encoding 50S ribosomal protein L24, with product MRKIKREDEVIVLTGKDKGKRGVVQKVLADNKLLVSGINMMKKHQRPNPQLGVAGGIVEKEAAIQVSNVAIYNPSTKQADRVGFKVAEDGSKTRIFKSSGEAINA from the coding sequence ATGCGTAAGATTAAGCGTGAAGACGAAGTTATCGTCTTAACCGGGAAAGACAAAGGTAAGCGCGGTGTTGTCCAGAAAGTTTTGGCCGACAACAAGTTACTGGTCTCCGGCATCAATATGATGAAGAAACACCAGCGTCCAAACCCGCAATTGGGAGTGGCCGGTGGTATCGTTGAGAAAGAAGCGGCGATCCAGGTTTCTAATGTTGCTATTTATAACCCGTCTACCAAGCAGGCGGATCGCGTGGGCTTTAAGGTGGCCGAAGACGGCAGCAAGACCCGTATTTTTAAATCAAGCGGCGAAGCGATCAACGCGTAG
- the rplE gene encoding 50S ribosomal protein L5, with protein sequence MARLGELYQTELKAKLIEELALANPMEVPRITKITLNMGVGEAAGDKKVLEAALSDLTKIAGQKPVVTKARKSIAGFKIRDGWPIGCKVTLRGENMYEFLDRLVSIAIPRVRDFRGISPKSFDGRGNFAMGVTEQIIFPEIDYDKIDTLRGMDITITTTARNDDEGRALLKAFNFPFKG encoded by the coding sequence ATGGCACGATTAGGTGAACTTTACCAAACTGAGTTAAAGGCAAAGCTGATTGAAGAGCTGGCTTTGGCTAACCCTATGGAAGTTCCGCGCATTACCAAGATCACCCTGAACATGGGTGTAGGTGAAGCGGCTGGAGACAAAAAGGTTCTTGAGGCAGCACTGTCCGATCTGACAAAGATTGCAGGTCAGAAGCCAGTGGTGACCAAGGCGCGCAAATCAATCGCAGGTTTTAAAATCCGTGATGGTTGGCCAATTGGCTGCAAAGTAACTCTGCGCGGCGAAAACATGTATGAATTTCTGGATCGCCTAGTCAGTATCGCTATTCCTCGCGTACGTGACTTCCGCGGTATCAGCCCGAAATCATTCGACGGTCGCGGTAACTTCGCGATGGGCGTAACGGAACAGATTATTTTTCCGGAAATTGATTACGATAAAATTGATACACTACGCGGTATGGATATTACGATCACGACTACTGCTCGTAATGACGACGAAGGTCGCGCGCTTTTAAAGGCGTTTAACTTTCCGTTTAAAGGTTAA
- the rpsN gene encoding 30S ribosomal protein S14, which produces MAKQSMKARELKRAQTVEKFAAKRAELKAIFASVNSSDEEKWDAQVKLQKLPRDASPSRQRRRCQITGRPHGVYRKFGLCRNQLRQAAMRGDVPGLVKASW; this is translated from the coding sequence ATGGCAAAGCAGTCAATGAAAGCGCGCGAATTGAAACGTGCCCAAACTGTCGAAAAATTCGCTGCAAAGCGCGCTGAGCTTAAAGCGATTTTCGCCAGCGTAAATTCTAGCGATGAAGAAAAGTGGGATGCGCAGGTTAAGCTGCAAAAGCTTCCGCGTGATGCAAGTCCATCACGTCAGCGTCGTCGTTGTCAGATCACGGGTCGTCCGCACGGTGTATACCGCAAGTTCGGTCTTTGCCGTAACCAGCTTCGTCAAGCCGCTATGCGCGGTGATGTCCCCGGCTTAGTTAAGGCTAGCTGGTAA
- the rpsH gene encoding 30S ribosomal protein S8 — MSMQDPLADMLTRIRNAQMAGKTAVQMPSSKLKVSVAKVLEDEGYIASSRVEADGGKAQLTVELKYYQGKPVIAEIHRVSRPGLRAYAGKDELPSVRAGLGIAIVSTSNGVMTDRAARAAGVGGEVLCTVF, encoded by the coding sequence ATGAGCATGCAAGATCCTTTAGCGGATATGCTTACACGTATCCGCAACGCTCAGATGGCAGGTAAAACTGCTGTTCAGATGCCTTCTTCAAAACTTAAGGTATCGGTTGCAAAGGTACTGGAAGACGAAGGTTATATCGCTAGTTCGCGCGTTGAAGCCGATGGTGGCAAAGCGCAGCTGACAGTTGAGTTGAAGTACTATCAGGGTAAGCCGGTAATCGCTGAGATTCATCGGGTAAGCCGTCCAGGTCTGCGCGCTTACGCTGGTAAAGACGAATTGCCATCAGTGCGTGCCGGTTTGGGCATCGCGATTGTATCTACCAGTAATGGTGTGATGACTGATCGTGCAGCGCGAGCGGCCGGTGTGGGCGGCGAAGTGCTTTGCACTGTTTTCTAA